The following DNA comes from Girardinichthys multiradiatus isolate DD_20200921_A chromosome 2, DD_fGirMul_XY1, whole genome shotgun sequence.
gAGATTAGCTGCAACCCACAATCATCGAGAGAACATAAACAATTGAAATGTATAATTTGTGTGCAATTAATACTTGCAAtatattaatttcatttttgaactgaattaattaaaataaccaTTTAAGGTCGTACATAAATGTGGTATTTACTTATGTTATGAATggcaaatattaaattaaactaaaaagaaagatttaaacagaaaaataaacagattcaGTTAAAATTCAGCGATCATTGTCATTGTTCCCATTTGCCTCAGCTTCAACATCGACATTATTTATTATGGCTCATTGTTTATCAGAGTCAAAATCTGGCTTGAATATGTAAAGCCCTTGTAACTCAATCTAGACCTCAAATGCATCAGAATTTACATAACAATTTGTCAAAAGTTGCTTTTCTGCTATATTTAATAATGCAAACTTATCCACTTCATCCGTGTGGCTCCTGTGATGTCATTAAACCCAAATACTCACTAAGCAGAATGAgtggttttcttcttctgtgtgctttttaaaaacatatacagtacagaccaaaagtttggacacaccttctcattcaaagaattgtctttattttcatgactatgaatattgtagcttcacactgaaggcatcaaaactatgaattaacacatgtggaattatatactgaacaaaaaagtgtgaaacaactgaaaatatgtcttatattctaggttcttcaaagtagccaccatttgtcatgaaaataaagacaaatctttgaatgagaaggtgtgtccaaacttttggtgtgtactgtacaTATTTTGTGAAATCCTACTATggaaaactgtgtttttattctgtgttcTTTTGCGAGTAAAATCATTTTACCTAAGGATAGTGCTTTTATGATAAAACTCAGCATTTCTGCTGCTTTAATACTTCATCTAACTGGgataaatgttaatatttgttctttttggtGGAAATCCAAACCCCaaccactgctgaggtcttTCAGGAGGCTTTGAAGTCATGTTAGACAAGAATGTCTTGAATTCAAGCCTGGGCCTTATCGAGTCCGCTCAAATGACCATACTATATGTCACATTGTTCAACCCAAGTCTTGTGCACACAGATACGCAGCCTCGGATTTGAATAAGCTTTTGTCGAGGGTACTGAAAAGGCCTCTTTGTTGTTATAGTAGACTTAAAACCTTCACAGAGAAAAGCTGGTTCTTTCTACATAGATATAGTTGGTCTACGTTTGGGAATagtatttaattttcctttaatgTTCCAAGGATATATATTGCTCTTATACATATAAAAATTGGTTGAAGGACAACCCTATGTTTTTATCTCTACACTGTGTCCACTAGATCTGCACTTACCAGGGGGTGTTATATCACCCTCCAGCTTAACACGATTGCTTTAGAGCCTGTGAATCGGCAAATGTCGAGCATTTTTAACAGCAATTAGTTGTCCACCGGTGTCATTAAAACTAAGGCTTCTTTTGCTGTATTACATAAATTCTTTGGCGCATTTGAGATCAAACAGGTATAGCCAAAGCATGTTCTAGGTGAGTAAAAAACACCAAGGCTGAATACCAAAAGCAATTTTTAACTATAATTGAACCATAAGTACTCTAACTTAACTGAGTAAAAGTTCCTCTGACTTCAAAATACTATGTCgatgataaaaatgtattgcattgttcaattcaattaggtttatttatattgtgccaATTAGTAACAAAATTATCAAAAAGCTCTTTACAAGACATATGAGTCAAGTTCATATCCATCAGATTCTGATCCAATTGCATACAGTTCAGTTAAATtccaattattataaataagTTGATATTAAGTTGATAATTTTATATGGTTTGGTAAAATGGTCAACTGCAATGAGGCACTAATGTTTTAGACAGTGgagaaaaacaactttattttaatagtAAGAAACCTTTAGCAGAACTCTGCTCAGCATGAGCGGCTTTCTGCGCTGACCAGAGGACTGGAAGgagacagacacagcaaaagcaaaacacagaaacaccgaGCTTGAAGTtctttctataaaaaaaaaaaaaaagagaggacATGTAGTTAACGGTAGCAATATCAGTGGCACAATCAGGAAAGAGGTAAACAGAGAGGCACTGAGCCAGAGTTATTtctatggaaagaaaaactaaattagcACATACAATTAATGGAAACAATTTCTTTGTAAGTTGCTCCATCCATTAAACAGACACTGAATACCCAAAAGCATAGAGATAGGAGAACttgtaatggaaaaaaaacaactaaacaaaaaagataGTACacagttaatggcagcaatatCTCCTGCAATTGCTCCATTCACGAACAACACACAGGTCAGGCTCactgctggtggtgtagggagTTTAGCATgcgacccatatacagaggctttaGTCCTTGACACGGCAGTCCCAGGTTCGAGTGCTGGTCCTGgcaacatttgctgcatgtcttcccctcccTCTCcacccccatttcctgtctaactACTGGGAAAAATATAGGCCACTAGTGcctcgaaaaaaaaaaaaatcttagtaAACAAGACACAGGTTAACCTAGAAGCATTAAGCCAGGAGTACCTTTTTTCCTTGCCAAAAAAAAAGAGTATACATATTTAATGCTAGCAAGATCTCCATCATAGACTTTGTTTAGAAAAGAGAGACAGATAAACAGAAGTACtgagccaggagtactttcaatgagaaagaaaaacaatgaaaacacatgttAATAGAAGCAACATCTTTGTCAATAACTACATCCAAAACTGTTCTTTCGTGTTTTGTCCTGATTGTCCTGTTTGTATACTAGGCTGAGTTTAGTGCATTTTGAAAGTTATTGTTAATACTGTGGTGTGATAATATGtgatgtactttttttttctgtcctaaTGATTCACTTTGTGATCCTTATGCTTGAAGTAACTTACAGAAGATGGTATATTGTCGCAGGAAAGACCAGGAGATGGTCAGCGATGATGCTCAACAGAGTCATCAAATGGCTTTAATGATTTTTGCTCATTGGTCTATACGTGAGAGGGACAAAGATTTTGCCAGTTATTAAAACACAACTACAAACTGGAAAAACACTTGTCCAAGTCTGCATGTGGTTAATGTCTGTATTTCAATGTGCATTAAATCAGCCTTAATGAAGTGCTCATCAGTCTGCCGCAAGCATCCTATTATTGGCTGTCTTTGATCCAATGATCCCAAACTCAGAAATTAAAAGttagtaataaaaaatattttcaatacaCCTGATGGtcaaatttaattaaatctttgtcattttatttctgttctcaGGGCCAACAGAAGCCTCCAAAGATGAGTAAGTACATCAGTCATTTTGGAAGTATTTCAAGTATTCATGAAGCTGTTTTCATTGGCCCCCAGGCCTCATCAATCAGTGTCACACTCTGCATCTTATAAAGTTAGCTTAGGTCAAAAACCACTTCCAAAATCAAATTTCTGGCTACAATGTTCTAGTAACAGTAGGAATagttccttgcaaaagttttcagaACCTGtgaactttttaaatgttttgtcacatcacaagcATTACCTTTGCAgtattgtacaggtccttctcaaaatattagcattattatggaaaataatgaactttatcacaatatgctaatattttgagaaggaccagtattggGCTTTCATATGAtacatcaacacaaagtagtgcaatgTTTTTGAAAGGTAAATGATACAGGGTTTGCAAAAATTCTTCCAAATAAACATGTGGAAagtttggcatgcatttgtattcagcccttttttttattctgatcattctaaataaaatccagtacaaacAACTGCTTTTAGAAGTTACCTAACCAGTAAACAGAGTCATTCTCTGCGTACAgttatctcagtataaatccaactgttctgtaaaggcctcagggAGTTTataagaaaacatttgtgaacaaaaaGCACAATGAGTACCAAGCAATCCATCATCCAGCTAAGGGATAGCTAACATGGattaaaagcagggttaggttatagaaCAATAAGCCAAACTTAGCACATCCCACAGAGCGCTGTTCAATTTGTCATCTGAACATATGAAAAGTATAGCACAGctacaaatctaccaagacatgaccatCCACCTAAATGGGCAAGCCTGGGCAAGGACAGGGTAAAAGAAGCAGCCCATGGTTTCTCTGGAGGAGCTCTTAAGATTCATAGCTAAGATGGGATAACTATTAGTTGTTGCAAATATGACATTTATGGAAGAATCCCCAGAGGAAATCCCTGTTGAAAGAACAGCATAAGTTCCATTTAAAGTCTGACACAATGTCAGGGAGGCTTTGTCTTAGACAGTCAGGTAGTAACTCAGAATGATCgtatttattaatgaaaacagaAGACTTACAGAAAATGCAACATGAGAAAAGACATGGAGCACGGGCAGGAAGAGTTACAGGCAGTctaacagaagaatccagcaaaTAGTGAGGACCAGCATACTTCTTGTCTGTTTATCTGCACTTCCCtgttttgttgctgttattcATGTTAAATTAGATTAAttattcattcttgtgtttagattactTTCTTGGATTTCTCTGTGTTTGGTGTTTTTAGTTCGAATGTCCTTGTAGATATGTTtactccctgtttatgttctttagtttgTCCAATTGTTTACTTAGAAGTCTGTTAGATTCCCTCCAGTATTTCTCTGGTCTTTTGtattaattagcctccctccttcagttgccctgcattctctctctctctctcaccagCTGCTACAGATTTCTCCTAATTAGCTCccttgttcattggtccattctccaccctacctctgtatttatactctctggttttcattgttctccactggcTCCTGCTGGCTACTACCTGCTCCATGTCCTTGTCTCGACTTCATGGTTTGCTAATTGCTTCATGTCCATTTACCTATCTGTGTTCCTTTACCTTCTGTAGGTCACcagctttattattattattaaaatacgTCTACCCACTAAGCGGCTTCCCGACTCTGGTCTGCATGTTGGTCCAATCGAAACCGAGCATTTCATGATATTCAGTAGCTCAATTTACTAAATGAAACTAATTTACATATTAATTATACATAGACTGCTgatttaaagcctttatttatgttaattatgGTAAttctctgcttacagctaatgaaaacatgacatttaagattagaatatttaaTCAGTCAAATAAAAATCATCTTTGATACAGAAAtttgggcttaatgaaaagtatgtttgatACTTCTGGCAAATAAAACTAATCAAAATGCATATCCAATTTACTGagatgtttttgtaaatgatgCAGCAAACATAACGATGAAGGTCTGGTCAGGTGAGATAAAAACTGAGCTAAAACAGCACATCACCCTAGACACACCTctccagtgaaacatggtggtggcagcatcctgAGGTGGGAAAAGGGAAAGTGGTCATAATTGATGCaaatatggatggagctaaacccTAGATGAAATCTAGGTTTGTGATCTTACTGTTAAGTGCTTTGGTCACCTTTGCCGGTTGTtttaaagtgctatataaatcaataaatggAATGAGGAGGACAATAACCATAAACATACATCCATAGCTATAAAGGAGTGATTTAGATCAATGTTTGTTCACATGTTAGATTTACCAAATCCAAATCCAGACCCAAGTCTAATTGAGGGTCTGTGGCAAGAGTTTAATTGATGATattctccatctaatctgaatgagtttgagcttttttcAAAGGTATTTAAACACTGTCTAATCTGCAAAGCTGACATACATAACCCAACAGATTCACAGCCATAACTGCAGTAAAAGGTGGATCTAAAAAGTGTTTACTCGGTGAGGTTTAATACATATGTcctctaaaatatttcagatacactttttaaaaaccatgtatccattttctttcactttaaaaTTATGCATCATGTTCCattggtgtatcacataaaaccccaaataaaacacagtgaagttGGGAGCTGTAATGTAAATAGTTCTAAGGACTGTGTCAAATCATACATCTGGCACAACAATATTTGCTTCCTTTGCGAAGTATCTCCTTTgagaatgtgttgtttttttgaggTTTTATTCTGaggcactttttatttttgccatttaCACTTTACCACAGAGTGGAGTGGAACAGCATTTCCTGGAAAACAATGATAATGGGTGTACTTGAATAATTTTTGCAATCTCGTTGGGCTTTTTATTTTGGGAATAGATGTTCAGAGAACATTTATTATCTTGCTGGGTACCAATAGGCTATTTATCAATCCATTTTCTTGTTGGTGTTAAAGTGACAATTAAGCTTGTGTTAGGGCTCAACCACAGTTAAGGaatacatgtttatttttattaatctgaTCAGGATTAAGAGTTCCAGTAAAAACAGGTTAATTTAGTGTTATAGAGATACGTTTAAaagcgtgtgtgtttgtgcgagCGTACTGCACTGTATCTACTCAGTCAGCAATTGTGCTTCTTGGTAGCCGTCCAAGCAGTCAGTTTAGGACACATGAAAGCTGACTGAAGAACACTGACTCACTGAAGCTAATCAGAGCTTACTAAAGCTGAACTACGCATCAAAATATCACAAACAAATGTAGCACACACTAATTCTTTCTCTTTCTACTAGAATACCCATCCAAAGGATTTGCAAACACATTATCCCTTATTCTGATTGTACCTTTTGCTTTGGCAATCAAGCAGAGTAATCATGTAGTGTCAAGCCTCTAGGGATCCAAAAGATGGTCAAATCCCAACAGTCTACTTGAGGACCTAATTTTAGTTACACCAGAgataaaacaagcaaacaataaaacaagacTACACATGTGCAAATTcagattttacattaaaaaaaaatttcatgcAAACAACAAACCTACAAACTGAGATGTGTTTAATTGTTTAGCGTAGTGCAGTTTTGTGTGAGCTCTACGACAACAAGCTTGAAGCTTGTTGGTAAATAGCCTTGGCTAAAATGATAATTGCCAATATCATGTGCCTCAACATCAGTCGCTGCCACCAGAGAATGATCTGTGTTCCCTGCAGCTCACCTGAAATGCTCTGCAGCTAAAACAAACAAGCCTCCTAGCCTCCAGAACTTGTAGGTGTTTCTGTGTTATGCTCTGGAAGGTGACCTGACCTGTGATTCTTCTCTCAATCAGGACAGAAGACCCCTCAGCagaagatgagaaaagaagGTATTTCGTCAATGCTTCTGAGGTTTTAAGTTGTTATGTTTCTTTTGTAAAACAACCAGTATTTTGCAAGAACAGAACCTGACAACATCTGCTAATAAAACAGATATTGGTAaataatacagtgccttgcaaaagtattaatggCCCGTGAGCTTTCTTtcgttttgtcacattacagcccaCTAACTTCAACCTGCTTCCTTGTCTTGCACCAAAAAAGCCTTTCCACAGCACGATGCTACCATGACGTTTCACAGTGAGCATGGTGTGTTCAGCTTGATTTGTGGTAATAGTTTTCTGTCTGAAATAATGTTAACATGTACGCCAGAAAGTTTAATTTATCTAGCACATGTTTGCCACATGGGTTGTTGCAAACTTCAAACAGAATCTTTTACGTCCATCTTTTAGCAATTGCTTTctccttgccactcttccataaacacCCAATATGTGCACAAGTgttttcctgtcaacagatttccccacctgagctgtggatctctgtagctcctctagagttatcATAgacctcttgactgcttctctgaataatgctctgTTATCTGgcctgccagtttaggtggacgaccctggattaaacagtgctctgtgagatgtctaAAGCTTGAAAttcttattgttttgttttaagattttttttcctctgtgtatgaatctgcatgcttccatttatcatttcactttgctgctggtacacctgaatttccctactgtgggacaataaaggaggGCTTCACAGCTGTAGTTACGagtaaattacacaaaaatggACAATATTTACAAATTAATTGACTTCTCAAGGCAATCAGTTCcaatgaatttaatttaaattataacaataaagataaatgctctccttgtttGAGTTTTCATTTTGAATGTATGGCCATTTCTTGGTGGGTTTGGCTTTGTGTTATACTTTTGCTATTTCCATTTGATGGACTAAACAGTGCTCTAgacaatgttattgttttataacctaactttgctttaaatgtctcAATGACACCACCCCTGACTTGCCTGTCAAAGAGCCTGAATGCAAAAGCATGCAACATTCCCCAGAAttataaatgtaatattttcttccactttttacttacgtttgtggttgtaacttgacaaaactcTGAAAGAGGTcaagtgaatacttttgcaaggaactgaAACTTCTGAAGTGATGAAACTCCAAGAAAATAGATGCCATGAACACATTGTTACTAGCTAAATGTAATGTTACTGTCTATACACTAAATCCAACACTGATAAACTGTTGCACTAACATCATCTCCTTTCCTCCTATCTCCACTCAGGAATTACGGCGGCGTATATGTGGGTCTGCCTGCAGACCCCACCACAGTGGCTGCTAGTCAGTCTAAATCCACATGAAAAGGTGAAAATCTGCagcacatattctaattttgaaCAACTTTgacataaattaatattttgagGCACATCTGGACATAGACGCTTATCTTCAGCCGCTGAGCTACCACAGCATAAAAACACCCAATCACCATCATTGACAGGATCCAAAATAGGATCCATTAAAATGAAAGATGTTATTCTTTATATCTGTTTGCAAACTTTAAACTGATTAAGTTAAAgaaaaatcagctttttttttgttctgtattttGCAATTCTTTTGTGCACGCCTGATCATGCTTACCAAATTTCAATAAAACTGAGTTATTTGTATCATCTCCTCTTTTGACTGATATCTATCGGTTTTTTTCCTGCCTGGGGTGTGTGAGTGTTTTGAACACAGTTTTGACAGAGATACTGAAAGACCGGAAAGGGGAAAAGATCCAAACTGTCAAACAATGTCTCTATAAATATCTTGTTGCTGAGGCATTATTTCTCGGCTTCTTTCAGACTAGCAGCTATTGAAGGGATTTCAACACAGGTACCTACAAAAAACATAATGCACCACATTTCactgtttcattcattttcaaaaaTGATCGAGAACCAAACTCACcacaattcaataaataaatacttacaGTCATTAAATATTTAACGCATAGacatttttctcagtttaaatatttatattggaGCTATTGACATGAAATTTCCACCAGACGGTGGTATTAACTCAATTATTCCACATATACAAAGAAATCAATGCAAATTAGTCTACAAATTAAGGTACAGATAAAAATTGGAATGACaggaaataaatattgaatacacttacagaaatgtattaaatactttgtggaaAAGCCTTTCTTGGTAATGACAACTTCAAGAAGTCTCCTGTATGGAGTGACTAGTCAGAGGTATTACTCAGGTGTGATTCGGACCCATTCTACCACACAAATTCATATCATGGCTGTCATTAGAAAACTGATCTGAAAGCTGATGACTTTTTTGTCTCAACAGGAACCTCAATTTTGAGTCACCCAGACATACATTATCAGCAGAGAATGTCTTGGTGCTCTGATTCTGGTTAAAAATGgactaaaaaaagattttcagacTCACACTGAGCAAAGACAGGAAAAGTTTGCAGGGACACCGAGGATGCTGGCTTATGGAGCAGTGGAAGGTGGAGGAATGTTTGAATGCATATGGCATAAATCATTGTCCTTTATCATCGAGAACAAAAGACAAAGAAGGAGAAGTCCAAGACAGGCCCCCACCCTTGGACTGGCAGTTGTGGGTGGCAGTGGCATGTATTTTGACAGTCCTCTTGGCAAGACAGTCGCATCAGTAGAACCCTCTCCTTCTCAGGAAATGATGGAGGATACAGTCAACATCCCAACTAACTGAGGGAATCACACAATATTCCCAAACTCCTTGGCAATAATTCTTTCTGCTAATTATGTA
Coding sequences within:
- the LOC124879842 gene encoding overexpressed in colon carcinoma 1 protein; this encodes MGCGNSSATSTSGGGPTEASKDETEDPSAEDEKRRNYGGVYVGLPADPTTVAASQSKST